Genomic window (Juglans microcarpa x Juglans regia isolate MS1-56 chromosome 2S, Jm3101_v1.0, whole genome shotgun sequence):
tttatttgtattatatagattctacaagaaaataatgaaatttaattatacaaGAAAAAGTACTCATTTCTTGCATAATTTGCATAAAGTGAAAATCTTGCAAGAACATGATATAAGTTCCGTATTTAATGGAAGTGGAAAATAAACACGATTGCTTGctgatattttcattttcttcctaaaaaaataaaatatttttacataattattcaaaaataataatattttcctcGAGTCTTAATTTCCAAATGAGGTAAGTAATTGTTAAGTATTCTCGACATACGAATACGTgatattctcatctcatcataaaattctcatcttatcataaaattttatgtcaattaaaatttgtatttgtataaattttttaattacataacaTGTTGAAATAAGATGGGAGTACTATATCATCTTTCCTTCTGGAGTACCTAATAATTTCCACACGTGAAAGTTAGGAATACGCTAATCTGTAACGCATATGAATATTTTGAcattagttttttaaattttcacttttttttcattattgggattttcataattttataactaacgTATGCTATAGCAAATTTGAGGTTTGCCCCTCCATAAGACTTAATGATAAATACATgcaagtaattttttaatttaaaaatatattaaaactaaaaagtattttattttaccaaaatttaaatttaaacaaaaaaaaagtaaaaaatcaaaataactatTCAAAGAAATCCCGTTAAAAAAAactcccccacccccacccaaaGCAACCATGGGGCCCGAATGGTGGCCCGTGCATTGAAAACATCATGGGCCATTCATCCACTCCGTGGCCCATTTCGAATTCCTCTAATACCAAATCACGTGAGTTCGGTAGGAATAGCCGTCAACAATTTCGGCTTTGTTACAAGGGTAATGCTACAATCGATGAAATTTGACCGATAAgccaaatgtatttttttttatttcaattattttttatatatcttaaaatatttttaaaaaataaaaaaatatataaatttattaatagtcacttcattaatccttacataaaaaataaaaaattcaatcgaTTACTTTTATCAGTAACTTTTATCAATTCAAGTTTGGTCGATAACCATTTGGACTCTATCTCTTAGAGTTTTAGCTCATTTATGTATCaacttttgaaatttcaaaatttatcaatatatCTCATTAATTCATATATCACTCTTTCATATTTCTTATCCTCTTGAAGAGCTCAATAtcaatttttgttaattttttataagatatttgcGAGACATTTTTCAACTGCTGtaagtttctattttataaatatttatttctacttttttgcgctataaatcattttataaaatcttaatataatcTATGTGATATTATATAGAGTATAAGCATGGATAGAAGTAAGATTTGGTGTTTGGGGGCGATTGGCAAAGTGTGTAGTATATGTCAGCagaagtaatatatattttttacatgtgactatataaaaaacaataatcatatgtaataaaattatatacaaaaaaatatatatctataaattatcttataagataattttccTTAGGATTTCCTTAGTTTGATTGagacctttaaaaaaaaatgaaataccaaCTTATGATTTCCCCTTCAAATTAAGCTCATTTTTTAGTCTCAATTTAATTGGAAGCgatcaaacttttaattttagtagGTTGAGCAgattttaattcatcattatgtttaaaagaaccacaacaatatttataatgtATGTCAAATGAACAACGAACTAATGAACATATTTGGCTTCTCTAGAGACTGCAATTAAAGCTAATTGTAGTTTATGAACCCAACAATGCACATAATATGCATAGGGACAATTtttaagaaacaaaacttgtaatCCATTCCATTCACCATGCATATTACTTCCTCTATCATATCATTGATctcaaatattcttaatttggAAGTCGtaacgaaaaagaaaaacatataccTCCCTTTTTAGAGTTAGTGCCATTGTATTTTTGACATGCACAGTGGGAAAAAATCGCTCtctaataaaatcatttttatcaacaaatctcaaaataataaccATTTATTCTCTTTTCGACTCATCACGAGTTTCATCAACGAAATACAAAATTTGACATCTTCGATTTATTTGTGAATCACATTCCGCactttatttacaaatatatgcaaaatttctttttaaattttggatgACGTATATTTGGCATTTTGTGTAGTATTTTTCATGACAACTCCATCAACTTGATCATTATAATTTGCAAGAAGTTTTCTCAGTTCAATGAAGTTACCTTGATTTTTTGAATCACAGCTTTGATCATGACCTCTAAAGGTACAAACTTGGAGCGTAAGGCCATTGAATACTATCTATCAAAGTTTTGAACTGCAACCAATTATTCTTCATCTCTTGTGATACCATTTTTCAATTAACTTGTAAATATGTCTTGAATGATTCATTAGATCCTCACAACATTTCACAGCATTTTATGTAATGAATTTGGATCTATCCCCACATGTCCTATTAAATGACAGTTTATTCGATCATTTACTTTTTTCCAATTGTCAAAATCTTTTATTCCTAAATGCATTTGATCATGGATGGCCATTgatttcttagcaaaatatagCATGGAACACAAAACACAACATTTTTCGATGGTGAGTATCCCAATCAATTTGAATATATTTGAAACCAAGAAAGTTAAAATCGGCAACACTGATTGTTCCTTAAAATAGATATTCTGAAAGTTTAGATTGATATGGACCGACTTTAAGATAGGCACGTCAGATCTCATATTGTAGGTTAGTAGGAAATTCTCATATTTGTAGACGTAATCTTAGATCACATTCTAAAGAGGTAGTATTTATCTATTCAAGTTAGATTTTTCAAGTTTTAGAGGGATGCTCATAAATGACAGAAGCATAATGTTTTGTTATTATAGAGCTCTCCAAATGTATATTACTCTCCGAATTATCTACgccattctttaaaaaaaaaaatcaattgttctcgatttgttcatatttttcaatGCTTTAAGACAAATTTATAGAGTAAgaataaatttgaaaagtacATAGTAAGTAATGATATAAAagttgttagatttttttttgtatagtttGCATTACTATTTttaagtgaacaaaaaaaataaaaataaaaaacaaacatgtgAGTCTCtcacaaataaaaataccaGAGTACTAAGAAGAGGGCAAGTGAGCTTAAAGTattatttggatagtgagatgatctATGAATGATagttaaatagtttgtgaatcgTAGTTAAATGTTtaagttaatatgttttatggaattttgggaaattaaagataaaagattgaataaaaatattataaagttaaaatattattagatgataatattttaatattatttttgttttaaaatttgaaaatgttaaattattttttgtattttgtttagaattttagaaaattaataatgattaggtaatgattaaatgaaaaaattgaaaattgaaaattaaaaagtgtttatatttataatatttgaatatcgagatgagatgagatgtataTCAGTACATGTTTAGACTAACGTACTGGAGCTGTAAATTTAGTGTCACTGGCGGGGACTACTTTAACCATGCGAGCAAGATGGAAAAAACCAACTGAAAAATTGTGCAGTTGTGCTTTGGTGGGTTAGtgttgaagagaaaaagaagagatctTAGAGGGATATACGGGCTGtgttgaagaaaaagagagatacaTGGATGTATCATGTATGTGAGAATGTTGTGTTTATAGAGTTAGTAGCATGTCTTGTATGTGAGAATGTTGTGTTTATAGAGGTAGTAGCATGTCAAATCAAGGTTAGAGTTAGATTTTAGTACATAACGGAGGGCGTTAGGGtgcttcagtttttttttttttttttttggggggttggTTTTaagaatttcaaatattttaagaaaaactataaatatacaatatattatattaattttaaaaaatagtaatgctacatacagtcgtagagtgcgcaagtatcgtgcagtcattttgaaaaagagtgggatctactattaaaaaattaatttttttatgtgaatctcgtatttattcactttttttcaaaataattacacgacgcttgcacactcacaactgtaacaatcatttctctttaaaaccGCCCTTGAGTATAATGTTATCATGTCAATGCGATGAAAATTTTTGTCATCTGTATGTtagttcaattttaaatatttatttctcattcaatacttaatatattttttatatttcatgccAATTTTTACAAAACTCAAATTTGTTGCCCTTGATGTTTCGGGCAACAATTATCTGTCATGGATCATTGATGCTGAGATTCATTTTAATGAATGAATCTTGAAAAtactattaagaaagaaaatgaagcatCCTTGCCAGATCGCgctaaaataatgatttttttcgCCACTATCtgtatgaaaaattgaaaactgaGTACCTCACAATTAGAAACCGTCAAAGCGTATAGATGTAGAAATGATTGGCTAAAATAGAAAGAATCAATTCCAGTAGAATTGATTTCATTAGCAAAACGTAATTATTTGGATCTGTAGCCTAAACATCTGAAGATGTGATGCATTTAGAATATAAGTAAGTATTTATACGTAAACATAAcgagaaaaatgaaattgtaaGATATAAAATACAACTTGTTGCACAAGGTTTCTCGCATAAACCTGttattgattataaaaaaacatattcctCTGTAGTTGATGTAattatatttagattttttattagcTTGATAATCACAAAAAATCTGGATATGCATTTAATGGATGTtgttacaatatatttatatggatcactagataatgatatatatatatatatgagaatccTTGAAGAATATAAAATGTCTGAAACATGTAATTCAAAATCCTGAAGTATTCATCCTATTAGGCTACAAAGATCTTTATATGAGTTAAAGCAATATGAACGCATGTGATACAATCGTCTCAATGAACATCTAATaaaagaaggatttgaaaataATCTTATTTGTCCATATGTTTTCATTAAGAAAACATATTCTAGATTTACTATTATTGTAGTATATGTAGATGATTTAAATCTTGTTAGGACTCcataaaagtttataaaaatcgtaacttatttaaaaagtgattttgaaatgaaagatataggaaaaataaaattttgttttggtcTACAAATTGAGCACTTTTCAAATAGAAATCTTGTCTATcaataaacatatattaaaaaaagtcatGGAGCACTTTTACATAGacaaaacttatattttaaatactCCAATGGTTGTCCTGTCATTTGATGTGAAAAGGACCATTTTTGCTCTCAAGAGATGGTGAAGATATTTTTGATCTTGAAATACCATATGTGAGTACAATAGGTACATTAGTGAATCTTACAAATTGCACATGATCAGATATTACATTTTCAATCAACTTAATAGCAAGATATAAATATGCACCAACTCAAAGGCATTAGAATGGTGTCATATGCTACGCTCTTTGTGGAACAGTTGATATGTGATTATCTCATTCAAAAGGTCgaattcttaattaattggttATACAGACTTGAATTACCTTTTCGATTTGCATAAAGGAAGATCACAAACATGATACCTATTCACTTGTGACGGTACTACTATTTCATGGAGATCTGTCAAGCAAATATTAGTTGCTACTTCTTCTAACCAGTTAGAGATTATTGCGATTTATGAAGCAAGCCAAGAATGCATTTGGTTAAGATTAGTAATTCAACACATTTGAGAAAAATGTAGTTTATCCACCATTAAAGATAACCCAacaatattatatgaaaataatgctATTTGAATCACACAAGTCAAGAAATGTTATATCAAAGGTGGTATAACCAAACATATTTTGTCAAAGTTCTTTTATACACATGAGTTCCAGAAGAGCAGTGATATTGATGTCAAACAAATacaatcatgtgataatttagcAGATCTATTCACTAAAGTATTACCAACTGTAACATTTAAGAAGTTGGTATACAATATTGGAATACGTCAATTCAAGAATCTTTCATTATAAACTACTGAAGTTCTACACACTTttgaagatgagaaaataattatacatattgTATTCTTTCTCATCCGCTAAGGTTTTTCCCACTAGGTTTTCCTTTGCAAGATTTTAGCGAGGTAATCCTAAAACATTCCAAGGTATACAAGAAAATTGTACTATTTTTCCTtcgcattgttttttttttataaggtttttcTTGGCAAAGTTTTAACGAGTTATGTTCTTTGTATATGGTCATCCAAAAGAGAGTGTTATAAATGTATACATGAAATTGGTTGATGACCATTTAGATTCCATCTCTTAAAATTAAAGCCCATTAATGTATCAACTCTACTCTTGGAATTCCTAAATTTTACAATCTATCTCATTAATTCATGTATCACAATTTCATATTTCTTATCCTCCCATGCCTATAAAATTGTGTCTTTGATGTCTTAATGATCATTTGTATAacataagaaattagaaatgaaTGATATTGAGCTCATGAAGAGCTAagtttatattgtaatatttCTATTCtcttattatttctttttaatttcacaataggattaattttatttttttattttgagtttttaaagttcagtgtatttttacattaaaaagaaatataattgcAATTTGACGTTTTATTGTTAAGTTAGATGgacaaatttgtaaaaaatgaacAACTCTCAAATTTGTTATAATGGAAGGAATTATtactaaaaaggaaaaattacatAGAAAGCAAATTTCCCCAATTTGGAAAAAGCACATGAAATTAGTAGTCAGACTTTTCAAAAACTTATTCCACTATTTCAAGTAGGGTTGCTCACCTGACCCGAATTCGAAATATTCTGACTCGACCCGAATGTGAACACTTTTGAAAAGGGAATTCCGCAACCGCTTTCGTTACCTGATTACTCGACCCGATTATTTTcgggttttcctttttttttttttaaatcaagaagaaaaaaagaagataaaaggtaaaaaaactagaagtgaagaaaagagaaacaatgTTCAAGCCAAATCAGGAAAATAAGAACACGAGCCTTGTTCTTGAAAAGACGAGATTTGGAGTTTTCCAAATAAGTCTAGATCGATTGGGACCAATGGAGGGATGGCTAATTTTCATGACTTCCATGCACCTTGATCTGTTTGAGTTTAaaatttgtggttttttttatttttttatttttttttcttcgctTTAAACCCAGCTAGTTGTAGAGGACCAGGACACAGAGCAGCAGGCTGTTGAGGGACCCAGATTTCAAAACCGAGAAGATACGAAATCGAATTTgcaaaattattggttttatcGGTTGTAATTCCAGTTCTTTCGACAGAGAGATATTATCTTCCAAGTACACCTTTTTTATCTTCTCTCTCATCCCAGTTCTTTCGACATGGGATATACTTCTAAGGATGGCGATACTCAAGAGCTCTCCGATCGGCGATCTTGACTACTTCTTCAAGCTTGCGTCCAAGAAAGTAAGGCTGGTCTCATCAGATTTTTTCAAGTAACGAGTAATACCTGATAAAAAGTTAAACGGGTGTTGAAATTCCGTTTTCGATTTTGAACACAAACGGTTTAGGTTTTCGGTTCGggtgattttggaaaaattgaCCAGGTCGGGTAAGCGGGCTTTTTGTTCACCCTTGATTTCGAGTGAAGCAATCTTTCTCTAGAAAAACAAAATCGAAAATCTTAAACTCTTGTTTAtattcaaaactcatctcaattcatttcatattatcattataatttttttaaatttttatataaaatataatataaataatttaacttttttaaattttaaaataataataatgttaaaaataatattttaagaatatttttcacCGCGTATCTAAAACCATAATCAAACAGGCGTAAAAGAGAACTTTGATCCAATCTTGCAACGAGCGCGTGCTTTGAACAAGAAAATGTGATTCAGTACGTACACTCGGCCGCAGTGTAGAGCAAAAGAGGGAGCGCAACGGTGAATGATCGGAGACGTAGAGAAAATGGTCGCAGTGGGCCTCGTCTGGGGCGCCACCAACGCCATCATGCGCCGCGGTGCGCTCCTCTGGGACCAGGCCCTCGAATCTACTTCGAGACCACCACCAGAAACCCACCCATCCAAGCTCCACCACAAATTCCTCGCTTCCCTCAAGAACTGGCTCACCCTCCTCTCGATCTGGCAGTATTCCGTCCCCTTCTTGATCAATCTCTCAGCCTCCGCTACTTTCTTCGCTATTCTGGGACAAACTCCCATCTCTCTAACTGTGCCTGTCACCAACGCCACGACGTTTGCCGCCACGGCCGTGTTCGGGATGCTGCTGGGGGAGAAGACCCGCGTCGGCCACGCTTTGCTTGGTACGGGTCTGATTGTTCTCGGTGTTTGGCTTTGTATTACGTGATGACTTTTGTGATATTTAGCTAACCCTGTTGGTCTACTAGattgaggaaaagaaaatgaaatggaatgaATTAAACGGATTTTCGTGATCCATATTTTATCTTTGAATCCCTTGGGGTTTTTTGCTTTGTTGGGTATTTTGGTTATTGTCATGGCCATTTGGCTTTGTGCAGTAGGATAGAATTTGTGAATGGAACTATGAATTTCATATATTCTTGGAGATTACTTTTGAAATATGGGTTTGTGCTTGTAACATTTTAGCTGGTACTTTGAAGTCGTTATGTTTACTGGTTGCCGTTTAATCTCTTTATCTGCTTGGTTGCCTAGTAAGATTAGGAAATGACAATGAAAAGGATACTGGAAGCTATGCTCTTTATTGATTTGGTTGTAGACGGTAAAAAGCATTCCTAGCCATCTTCTTCCGATTTTAGATCATTATTACGCCCTCGGATTCTATCCCAAGATTTTGTTGATGGTAAAAAACCGAACTCTTccaaatatttagatatataacGGGCAATGTTGCTCTTTAGTTTCCATATATTTCAGTCCCCGAGATTTGCTAGGAGGAATGAAGGCCAAAGTCGGTTCCTTTAGGTACAATTTCACGGAGAAGAGGGAGAGGCTGCTCTCAGCAAAAGGGATACTTGGAGGCTTTATCCCCATAGGAGCAATTTTCCTTGAGAATTGGTCTCTTCACTTTCCAAATGATAAGTTCTACTTTAACCATCTTTCCTTCAACTTGGTCGTTTTTTGGTGGGGAAGGGGGAGGGGGCCGGGAGGGGTGTGACTCTCATGTGGTTCTTAATTGTGCTAATTTTAGTCTCCAATTATGCCCATTATTTCTTCATCTATTCTTGACTTTCTTCTTATTTCTGGCTATCAATTTTATGGgcatttttaccttgttctaaAACGAACTGAGGCATATGCATTTTTTATTCCTTACACAGGGTGGGTACGCATACTTTGAGTACGAATCTTCATTGTTTAAATGCAAGGGTCTTATGGTGTTTGAGGCCTAACAATGCGCAATTCTCGAATTTGATATGTAGCAGAGGCCGGACTACAATATCTATACTAGCAAAGCCAACCTAAGTATGCTTTGCACAGCTATAAATTTCTGTCTTTGGGATTTGTATTCAAATACTGGCGTTGGCGTACTTCA
Coding sequences:
- the LOC121253293 gene encoding transmembrane protein 234 homolog isoform X7, translated to MIGDVEKMVAVGLVWGATNAIMRRGALLWDQALESTSRPPPETHPSKLHHKFLASLKNWLTLLSIWQYSVPFLINLSASATFFAILGQTPISLTVPVTNATTFAATAVFGMLLGEKTRVGHALLGWVRIL
- the LOC121253293 gene encoding transmembrane protein 234 homolog isoform X5, coding for MIGDVEKMVAVGLVWGATNAIMRRGALLWDQALESTSRPPPETHPSKLHHKFLASLKNWLTLLSIWQYSVPFLINLSASATFFAILGQTPISLTVPVTNATTFAATAVFGMLLGEKTRVGHALLGLPRKPSGYY
- the LOC121253293 gene encoding transmembrane protein 234 homolog isoform X4; amino-acid sequence: MIGDVEKMVAVGLVWGATNAIMRRGALLWDQALESTSRPPPETHPSKLHHKFLASLKNWLTLLSIWQYSVPFLINLSASATFFAILGQTPISLTVPVTNATTFAATAVFGMLLGEKTRVGHALLGNAFSVGQFNR
- the LOC121253293 gene encoding transmembrane protein 234 homolog isoform X3; translation: MIGDVEKMVAVGLVWGATNAIMRRGALLWDQALESTSRPPPETHPSKLHHKFLASLKNWLTLLSIWQYSVPFLINLSASATFFAILGQTPISLTVPVTNATTFAATAVFGMLLGEKTRVGHALLGNDNEKDTGSYALY
- the LOC121253293 gene encoding transmembrane protein 234 homolog isoform X1, with product MIGDVEKMVAVGLVWGATNAIMRRGALLWDQALESTSRPPPETHPSKLHHKFLASLKNWLTLLSIWQYSVPFLINLSASATFFAILGQTPISLTVPVTNATTFAATAVFGMLLGEKTRVGHALLDAIAGKSSSRAYALPKLVGTLLRHPVPIKKNVL
- the LOC121253293 gene encoding transmembrane protein 234 homolog isoform X6, which translates into the protein MIGDVEKMVAVGLVWGATNAIMRRGALLWDQALESTSRPPPETHPSKLHHKFLASLKNWLTLLSIWQYSVPFLINLSASATFFAILGQTPISLTVPVTNATTFAATAVFGMLLGEKTRVGHALLEAGLQYLY
- the LOC121253293 gene encoding transmembrane protein 234 homolog isoform X2 encodes the protein MIGDVEKMVAVGLVWGATNAIMRRGALLWDQALESTSRPPPETHPSKLHHKFLASLKNWLTLLSIWQYSVPFLINLSASATFFAILGQTPISLTVPVTNATTFAATAVFGMLLGEKTRVGHALLGTISRRRGRGCSQQKGYLEALSP